The DNA window TTCGTCTTCCAGGATTATGCGCTGTTTCCGCACCTGACTGTGGAAAACAACGTCCGCTTCGGCCTTCGGGCCAAGTCAAAGGCTCAGGCAAACGATCGGGCCCGAGACATGCTTGGCCTCGTCGGCCTTGCAGGCCACGCCACTCGTTATCCGCACGAGCTTTCCGGCGGTGAACAGCAGCGAGTGGCGCTCGCCAGGGCGCTGGCGCCCGAGCCTCGCCTCCTCCTGATGGACGAACCGTTTTCCAACCTCGACCGGGCGCTTCGGGAAGGTATCCGGCGGGAAACTCTGTCTCTGATCCGCCGGCTCAACATCACGGCGGTCATCGTCAGCCATGATCCCGAGGAGGCACTGTCGTCCGGTGATCGACTGGTGTTGATGCGGTCGGGCGAAGTCGTGCAGATCGGCAGTGCCTATGACCTCTACGACCGGCCGAACTGTCCGTATGCCGCCGAGTTCTTCGCAGCTTGCAACCGCATCCCAGGTCGTGTCGGGGCAGGCTGGGTCGAGACGGCACTCGGCACTTTTCCTGCGCCGGATATGCTCGACGACGGCGACGAGGCAGTCGTCCTGGTCCGCCCGACGGATATCGACGTCATCCCCAATACCGGCGAAGGCGAGGTGACGGCGCGCGAGCTGATGGGTGAGATCGAGACGCTCCACGTCCGTCTGCCGGGCCTTGCCGCCCCCATCAGGATCAGATCCACCCGCCGCCTAGCTGCCGGTGTCTGTCGCATCGGTGTCAGCGTAACACCAGGCCAGGCAATGATTTTTCCTACCTGAAGATCCAGTGGAAGAGAAAACCGTGCCCGCCCATAATATGTTGACTATAATATTCAACTATGTTGTTGATCGGGTCGTTCAGACACACTGGAGAAAACCTCATGCGACAGATGATGCTCAGCCTGACGGCGCTCATTCCCCTTGCCGTCACGGGCACCGCCGCCGCCGACGTCAATATCTACACGACGCGCGAACCAGGGCTGATCCAGCCGCTGATCGACAGTTTCACCAAGGCGACGGGCATTGCCGCCAAGACCGTATTCCTGCAGGACGGCCTTGCCGAGCGCGTCTCCACCGAGGGAGAAAGCTCGCCAGCCGACATCCTGATGACCGTCGACGCCGGAAACTTGGTTGACCTCGTCGAAAAGGGTGTGACGCAGCCAATCAATTCCGCGGTTCTGAATGAGGCCGTGCCGGCGCAGCTGCGTGACGAGAACGGCCAGTGGTTCGGCCTGTCCTACCGCGCCCGCGTCATCTACGCGGCCCAAGACCTCGATGTGAACGGCCTCACCTATGAGGATCTTGCCGACCCCAAGTGGAAGGGCAAGGTGTGCATCCGCTCGGGCCAGCACCCCTACAATACGGCCCTGTTCGCCAGTTACATCACCCACCACGGCGAAGAAGCGACGGAGACCTGGCTGACCGGCCTCAAGGACAACCTCGCCCGCAAGGCGGCCGGCGGCGATCGCGATGGCGCTCGCGACATCCTCGGTGGCATCTGCGATCTCGCCGTTGCCAACTCTTACTATGTCGGGCTGATGCGCTCCGGCAAAGGTGGCGAAGAGCAGACCACGTGGGGCAATGCGATCAAGGTCATTCTGCCGACGTTCAAGGACGGTGGTACGCAGGTGAATATCTCCGGCGCGGCCATTGCCAAGCATGCCCCCAACAAGGACGAAGCCGTGAAGTTCCTGGAGTATCTCGTCTCCGACGAGGCGCAGGAAATCTATGCCAAGGCCAACTACGAGTATCCGGTGAAGGCTGGCGTCGCGGCCGATCCGATCGTTGCCTCGTTCGGTGAGCTCACCGTCGACAAGACGCCGCTGAGCGAGATCATCAAGCACCGCAAGGCGGCAAGCCAACTGGTCGACAAGGTCGGCTTCGACAGTTAATCGAAGGGCGGGACGTTTCCACGTCCCGCATTTTCCCTGCCGATGGCTTTGCTTGCCGAAACCGCTATTTCATTGAAGGCAGCGCCTTCCCGGCGTCGCCCTGGCTGGCGCTTTGCCGCCGCCGTCATTGCCGTGCTCGTCGGCCTGCCTGTGTTGGCCCTCGGCTCGCAGGCGGTTGGCGGCTCGCCCGGCTTGTGGCTCCACCTTGCCAGCACCATTTTGCCGAGGGCGCTGGCCGAGACTTTGGCCTTGCTCGTCGGTGTCGGGCTGATCGCAGGCCTACTGGGGGTGGCGCTCGCCTGGCTGGTGACGGCCCACGACTTCCCAGGACGCGGCATTCTCGAATGGGCGCTGTTGTTGCCGCTTGCAGTGCCGACCTACATCGTCGCCTACGCCTATCTCGATATCCTGCATCCAACCGGCGGCTTCCAGGGCGCCGTCCGCTGGGTCCTGGGCTATGCAAGCCCGCGCGAGTTCCGCTTACCTGACGTTCGCTCGCTGCCCGGCTGCGTGCTGCTATTTTCCCTGGTCCTCTACCCTTACGTCTATCTCACGACGCGGGCGATGTTCCTGACCCAGTCGGCAAACCTGTTCGATGCGGCCCGCATGCTCGGCACACCGCACCGGAGACTGTTCTGGCGCGTAGCGCTACCGCTTGCCCGACCGGCGATCGCCGTTGGCGTCAGCCTCGTGCTGATGGAGGCGCTCAACGACGTTGGCGCCTCGCAATTCCTCGGCGTGCGCACGCTGACAGTGTCGATCTACACCACCTGGATAACGCAGAACGATCTGGCCGGCGCCACCCAAATCGCGTTGCTGCTGCTCTCGATCGTCGTCATGCTGATCTCCCTCGAGCGATGGGCGCGGCGCCGACAAGGCTATGTCTCTGGCTCACGCGGACGAACGTTGCGACCAGAGCGGTGCGGCGGTCTCAGAGGGATCGGCCTCTTCGCGCTCGGCGCCTTACCGGTGACGTTCGGCTTTCTGATCCCGGCCATCCACCTCATTGAAGAGGCGTGGACGCGATGGCGCTTCGCAGGCCTCTCCGACCGGCTCATTGGCGAGGCGCGCGACACCCTGCTCTATGCCGGAGGCGCCACTTTGCTTACCCTGGTGTTAGGCGTCGTCGCCGCCTACGCACTGCGACTGTCGTCGGGGCGGGCCGGTCCGTTGATCTTCAGGCTGTCAACGATCGGCTACGCCATGCCGGGCACCGTCGTCGCTCTCGGCGTGCTGCTGGTGGTGGCACCGCTCGATCGCACCATCGACGGTGCGGTTCGGCAATGGCTCGGCCTGTCGACAGGGCTTCTGTTCATCGGTTCGGGCGCGGCGCTGATTTACGCCTACATGGTGCGTTTCCTGGCGATCACCGCCGGCAGCGCCGACGCCGGACTTGCTCGGATACCAAAATCACTCGACGACGCAGCGCGCACGCTCGGCCGCTCGGCAGGGGATACGCTTTACGCCGTGCACTTGCCGCTGACGCGCGCCTCTCTGGCAGCCGGCGCGCTGTTGGTGTTCGTCGACTGCATCAAGGAATTGCCGGCGACATTGCTCCTGAGGCCGCTCAACTTCGAGACCTTCGCCACGCACCTCTATGGCGAAGCGGCACGTGGTACCTATGAGGAAGCCTCGCTGGCGGCACTGGCCATTGTGCTCATCGGCATCCTGCCGGTGATCGTGCTCTCCCGGGTGGGACGGAAGCCGTCCACATGAAGGCCACAGGATATCCACAGGCTCTTCTGGCGGTTATCAAAGGCATTCGCACCGGTTTTCCACCGCCTGGCGCACAGCTTGTTCCAGGATCATGAACAGCTTCTCCACAGCTGTTCCCCAGCCTGTGCACGCTCAGGCCACGCGGTTTTCCCCAACCGTGAGACCGGGCCAGGCCGCGGCGCCGATCCGCGTGAGGTCATCGGTTGCGAACTCGGCAAACCGCATGCCGCGCACCGCGCCGCCCGGCACTTCGACCAGGAGATTGCCGGTAACGATGGTTGCCTGCTCGGGCGGTGCCAACACCGACACGCCGATGCCGACCCCGGTCCGCCTGACGACATTTCCGGATGCGACGACGCTACCGAGCGTCGCCCCCCAGCCGAGCGACAGACCGAGATGCGGCGCGGCTTCAACGATATTGCCAGTCACCGATCCCGGTGTCTCAACATGAATGCCAACGCCGCCCGACCGACCGCCGACCGCCGTCAACGCCGTATCGCCGGCGATGTTGCGCACGGTATTGCCCTCGACTAGGGACAGGCGGTCGCCGTTGCCGCCAAGCAGCGCGATGCCGAGCCCGGCGCCATCAATCGTGTTGCCGCTGACCGCGGCCCCCACCGAACCGGCATCGGCGACGATGCCCACTCCTTCGATGGCACGGAGATCGTTGTCCGAGATTCGAACGTTACCGGCGGAGGATAGGCGGATACCTCCCCCGCCCACCCGATCTATGCGGTTGTCGCGCAGCGTCGAACCATCATCTCCCGCCGTCCAGCGCCGGAGATGGATGCCGCCGCGCGCGCAATCACTCACTGCGTTGCCTGCGATGGCAAGCGCCCTCCCCTCGGTCGACACAATCCCAACGCCACCGGCGCCGGAAACGCGGCAATCGCGAAGGCTGCCTCCCACTCGGGTCAGCGCGATGCCGTGGCCGACACTGCCCTGCACGAGGAGGCGGGAGATATCGAGGTCCTCGACGAAGGCGAGTGACAAGAGCCCGTCGTCCTCGTCGGACAGTGTCCGGTTGGCCCCGTCGAGCGCCAAGCCGTCCAACGACAAGGTGTGCGCATCTTCCGAATAGAGGAGCCGGCCACCGCCCGAATAGACGAGCCGCGTTTCGCCCGGCACGCCGACAAGGCGAGTGCGATCCGGCAGGTGGATGTTGGAGACCTCGTAACGACCGGCGGGAATGTAAAGTGGCCTGCCGGCTCTGGCAGCCCGGTTGATGGCGGCCTGCAGTTCCATGCTGCGATCGCCTGTCCGGCGAACGATCGGCCGCGCCTCGGGCGCTGTCAGGCTGCCGCGCAGTTCGGCGAGGCCGAGCGTGCCGGAACGGGCCACCGCCGGCATGGCAAGGCTCGTAATCGTCCCGAAGAGGAACGCGCGGCGGTTCATAAGCGTCTCCGGCGGACAGACATGCCGTCCGCCGAGCAAGCTTCGTTCCAGCCGGCGCGAACGGTGCGCTATCGGTTGGTGCGCAACAGACGTAGCGCGTTGGCGGTCACCAGCACGGTTGCGCCGGTGTCGGCAAGGATGGCCGGCCAGAGGCCGGTGATGCCAAGCACCGTCGTCACGAGGAAGAAGGCTTTCAACCCGAGCGCAATGGTGATGTTCTGCCGGATATTGGCCATCGTCCGACGGGAGAGATCGATCAGCGCCGCGACGTCGCCAACCCGGCCGTAGAGCAAGGCAGCGTCCGCCGCTTCCAACGCAACGTCGGTGCCTCCGCCCATAGCAATGCCGATGTCGGCAGTGGCGAGCGCGGGGGCATCGTTAATGCCATCCCCTATCTTGGCAACGATCAACCCTTTGTCCTGCAGCGCCTTGATGGCGGCTTGCTTGTCGGCCGGCAGAAGACCGGCCCGCACGTCATCAATGCCGAGTTCGCGGCCAACGGCGGCGGCAGCGCGTGGGTTGTCGCCGGTCAGCATCACGGTAGCGATGCCACGACGCCGTAGGTCGGCAACGGCGGCAACGGCATCCGGACGCGGCGCGTCGCGAAGAGCGACAAGACCGAGAGCGGCGCCATCCGCCAACAAAAGGCAGATCGTCTTGCCTTCGGCGGCGAGACGCTCGACGGTGGCGAGCACCTCGGCCGATGGCTGCGCCCGCTCGGCAGCCGCGTCGGCCGAACCAAAGAACAACTCACGCCCATCGACACGGCCAATGACACCTTTGCCCGGAACAGCCCTGCCGTCTTCGACGGGTGAGAGGATTGCCCCATCGGCAGCCGCAAGAATAGCCTTGGCCAGTGGATGACTGGAGGACGCCTCGAGCGAGGCGGCAAACCGCAGCACAGTATCGCGATCAGCCCCGAAGCTCTCGACATCAGTGACCTTCGGCATGCCTTCGGTCAGCGTGCCGGTCTTGTCGAAGGCAACGGCGGTTATGTCGCGCAGACGCTCGAGCACCGATCCCCCCTTGATCAGCAGTCCGGTGCGCGCGCCGCAGGCCAATGACGCGGCGATGGCGGCCGGCGTGGAAATAACCAACGCGCAAGGGCAGCCAATGAGCAAGACGGCAAGCCCCTTGTAGATCCAACCGTGCCAATCACCATCAAAGAGCGGCGGCAGCACCGCGACGGCGGCGGCAATGGCTACCACTGCCGGTGTGTAGTATCTGGCGAAGCGGTTGACGAAGCGCTCGACGGGAGCGCGGGTTTCCTGAGCCTCGGTGACCAGCCGAACGATGCGTGCAATGGTGTTGTCGGCGGCCGGAGCCGTGACGCGAACGGTAAGCACACCGTCGCCATTGATCGTGCCGGCATAGACGGAGGCGCCCTCGCCGCGCGTCACAGGCACGCTTTCGCCGGTCACCATGGATTCGTCGATAGAGCTAGTTCCGGCAACCACCAAGCCGTCGCACGGCACGCGGTCGCCGGGGCGAACCAGTACCTCATTGCCAACCACCAGTGCCGAGGCGGCAACCTCGCGCGTGGTACCGCCGGCGACAAGATGCGCCGTTTCTGGCACAAGGCCAGCCAGCGCCTTGATCGAAGACCGAGCTCTCCGGGCAGCGAGGCCTTCCAACAATTCGCCGACCAGGAAGAAGAACACCACGGCCGCCGCTTCCTCGCCGGCATTGAGGAACACAGCGCCGACCGCGGCTATGGTCATCAAGGTCTCGATACTGAACAGCTCCCAGGCCTGTGCCAAGCGCAGGGCGCGCAGAGCGATCGGTGCCAAGCCGACAAGCATCACGGCAAGAAACAGCCAGCGTTCCGCTTCAGGTACAAGCCGGCCGAACGCATAGGCGGCAACGATACCCAGACCTACGCCGATCGTATGCAAACCCGCTGGAGACTTCCACCAGGCCCCTTCGATCTCGGCGTGGACGTGGCCTGCATGATCGTGGCCGGAATGGCTCGAACCAGCGTGGTCATGTTCGGCGTGGTCATGTTCTTCATGCGCATGGTCGTGGCCATGGTGATCATGGTCGTGATGGGCATGCTCGGCATGTCCGGATTCGCCATGGCCGCAGCAGTCGCATTCATGCTCTTCTTCGGCGTGTTGTTCGGCGCGGCGTTCCGAACGCTCGGCGTTGATGCCGTAACCGAGACGGCTCACCGCGTTTTCGAGCGCGGCGAGATCGACGGTCTTGTCGTGGTGGACGACCATTGAACCCGTCATCACGGAAACGGACACGTCCTCGACTCCGCCAAGCCTCGCCACGACTCCTTCAACGCGGGCAGCGCAAGCAGCGCAATCCATGCCATCAACCTTGAAGCGGGTTTTTAATGCTATATCGCCCATCGCGAATCCTTGAATGCTGCTCTTCTTGATTTTGCTGCCCTAAGGCTGCATCCTCCAGTCGCTAGAGGAGCAAGTACGTAAAATGACGGATATGCCGATTGGCGAAATCTCCCGGCGAAGCCAAGTCAAGGTACCGACGATCCGCTATTACGAGCAGATCGGTTTGTTGCCGACGCCGCCGCGCAGCGAGAGCAACCGTCGCCTCTACGGTGCGCCAGATCTCAAGCGTCTTTCATTCATTCGCCACGCGCGCGATCTCGGCTTTGAGATCGATGCCATTCGAACGTTGTTGACGCTTCAGGACAATCCGAACCAACCCTGCGCGGAAGCCGACAGTATCGCACGTGACAAGCTGGCCGAGGTCAATGCTCGCATCGAGAGCCTGATGGCGCTCAAGGATGAGTTGGAAGCAATGGTTGGTGGTTGCGGGCATCGTTGCGTCGGCGAGTGCCGAGTGATCGAGGTGTTGGGCGATCACCACAAGTGCCTGCACGTCGAGCACTGAGCCGGTAGCCGCCCTTTCCTTGCGGAGGGGCTTGCCGAAACGGCGCCATCCTGCGAAACCGCTATATTAAAGACGCTAGAGACGTTTTCGCTTTGGAGCCGACTATGACCTCGCCCATCATCACCGTTACGCTCAATCCAGCGATCGACCTCACCGTCACGCTTGATGACCTAACGCCGGGCAAGGTCCATCGCGCCCGCGCTGCGCAATCGAATGTCGGCGGCAAGGGCATCAATGTTGCCGGATGCATCGCCGACTGGGGCATTCCGGTCGTGGCGACCGGCGTGCTCGGTCGTGGCAACGATGCCACCTTCACCGACTTCTTCAAAGACAAGGGTATCCAGGATCGCTTCGTCCGCACGGCTGGCGATACCCGCACCAATATCAAGATCGCCGATATCGTTACCGGCACGACGACGGATATCAACCTGCCCGGCCTCACCTTCGACGACGAGACCTATGACATGGTGCTCGACGTGCTGCGGAGCGAAGTGGTCGACGGCGCGTTGGTCGTACTTGCCGGGTCGCTGCCGTTGGGTCAGCCGGCCAGCGTTTGGGCGAGGCTCACCGCCGATCTCAGCCTTCTGCGTTGTCGCGTCGTGCTCGACACCTCCGGCGCGCCGCTCGCGGCCTCGCTCGCCGCTCCGAGTGGCAACCTGCCGTTTGCCGTCAAGCCCAACCGGTTGGAATTGGAGTCGTGGGTCGGTCGGCCGCTCAAGGAGGTGGCCGATATCGTCACCGCGGCCCGGGATATCCAGGCACTCGGTATCGAATTGGTCGCCGTCTCGCGCGGTGAACAAGGGGCAATCTTCCTGCGGGGCACCACCGCGCTTTCGGCCCGCCTACCGGTGGTCAACGCACTATCGACGGTGGGCGCGGGCGATGCCATGGTGGCCGGCATAGCCTCTTCGGTCGCCGATAACCTGGGGCTAGAGGCGCTGGCTCGCCGGGCGGTGGCGTTTGCAACAGCCAAACTCGGTCGAATCGGGCCGAACCTTCCTTCGCCCGACGATGTGCGGCAACTGGCCCGCCGGGTCGACGTGGCAGTGCTTGCCAGCTGATCTCTTGGGCTGTAATTTGCCCAACGAGGAAAACACGAATATTCAGACGAACTATCAATTGCGTTCACGATTTTTTGGCGCAACCGACGGCCTTGACCGAACTCGCCTCTGGTAAATTGTGCTAAAGTCGTAGATATGAGCCAGTCTGTTTCGCCGGTCGCGTTTGATAGGCGGGAAGGGCTCGGGATCACAGAAGAATTCGCGAAGGAGTTCCCTTATGGCGCTGGTTTCACTGCGGCAGTTGCTCGATCATGCCGCCGAACACGGCTACGGCATGCCTGCCTTCAACATCAACAACATGGAACAGATGCTGTCCGTCATGGCCGCGGCCAAGGAGACCGATAGCCCGGTGATCATGCAGGCCAGCCGCGGTGCTCGCGCGTTCGCCAATGACATCGTGCTCAGCCATCTGATCAAGGCTGCCATCGAGCTCTACCCGGATGTCCCGGTCTGCATGCACCAGGATCACGGCAACTCGGAGGGCACCTGCCTTTCGGCCATCACCAATGGCTTCTCGTCGGTTATGATGGACGGCTCGCTCAAGGCTGACGGCAAGACCCCGGCTGACTTCGACTATAATGCTAACGTCACCGGCCGCGTGGCCGAGCTGGCGCATCTGGTTGGCGCCTCGACCGAAGGTGAGCTCGGCGTGCTCGGCTCGCTCGAGACCGGTAAGGGCGACAAGGAAGACGGCCACGGCGCCGAGGGCGTGCTCAGCAAGGAACAGCT is part of the Pleomorphomonas sp. PLEO genome and encodes:
- a CDS encoding TIGR03808 family TAT-translocated repetitive protein, which produces MNRRAFLFGTITSLAMPAVARSGTLGLAELRGSLTAPEARPIVRRTGDRSMELQAAINRAARAGRPLYIPAGRYEVSNIHLPDRTRLVGVPGETRLVYSGGGRLLYSEDAHTLSLDGLALDGANRTLSDEDDGLLSLAFVEDLDISRLLVQGSVGHGIALTRVGGSLRDCRVSGAGGVGIVSTEGRALAIAGNAVSDCARGGIHLRRWTAGDDGSTLRDNRIDRVGGGGIRLSSAGNVRISDNDLRAIEGVGIVADAGSVGAAVSGNTIDGAGLGIALLGGNGDRLSLVEGNTVRNIAGDTALTAVGGRSGGVGIHVETPGSVTGNIVEAAPHLGLSLGWGATLGSVVASGNVVRRTGVGIGVSVLAPPEQATIVTGNLLVEVPGGAVRGMRFAEFATDDLTRIGAAAWPGLTVGENRVA
- a CDS encoding ABC transporter permease, which translates into the protein MALLAETAISLKAAPSRRRPGWRFAAAVIAVLVGLPVLALGSQAVGGSPGLWLHLASTILPRALAETLALLVGVGLIAGLLGVALAWLVTAHDFPGRGILEWALLLPLAVPTYIVAYAYLDILHPTGGFQGAVRWVLGYASPREFRLPDVRSLPGCVLLFSLVLYPYVYLTTRAMFLTQSANLFDAARMLGTPHRRLFWRVALPLARPAIAVGVSLVLMEALNDVGASQFLGVRTLTVSIYTTWITQNDLAGATQIALLLLSIVVMLISLERWARRRQGYVSGSRGRTLRPERCGGLRGIGLFALGALPVTFGFLIPAIHLIEEAWTRWRFAGLSDRLIGEARDTLLYAGGATLLTLVLGVVAAYALRLSSGRAGPLIFRLSTIGYAMPGTVVALGVLLVVAPLDRTIDGAVRQWLGLSTGLLFIGSGAALIYAYMVRFLAITAGSADAGLARIPKSLDDAARTLGRSAGDTLYAVHLPLTRASLAAGALLVFVDCIKELPATLLLRPLNFETFATHLYGEAARGTYEEASLAALAIVLIGILPVIVLSRVGRKPST
- a CDS encoding helix-turn-helix domain-containing protein; amino-acid sequence: MTDMPIGEISRRSQVKVPTIRYYEQIGLLPTPPRSESNRRLYGAPDLKRLSFIRHARDLGFEIDAIRTLLTLQDNPNQPCAEADSIARDKLAEVNARIESLMALKDELEAMVGGCGHRCVGECRVIEVLGDHHKCLHVEH
- a CDS encoding Fe(3+) ABC transporter substrate-binding protein, translated to MRQMMLSLTALIPLAVTGTAAADVNIYTTREPGLIQPLIDSFTKATGIAAKTVFLQDGLAERVSTEGESSPADILMTVDAGNLVDLVEKGVTQPINSAVLNEAVPAQLRDENGQWFGLSYRARVIYAAQDLDVNGLTYEDLADPKWKGKVCIRSGQHPYNTALFASYITHHGEEATETWLTGLKDNLARKAAGGDRDGARDILGGICDLAVANSYYVGLMRSGKGGEEQTTWGNAIKVILPTFKDGGTQVNISGAAIAKHAPNKDEAVKFLEYLVSDEAQEIYAKANYEYPVKAGVAADPIVASFGELTVDKTPLSEIIKHRKAASQLVDKVGFDS
- a CDS encoding ABC transporter ATP-binding protein, whose translation is MPALSALEVLSLARRFGETEAVRNLDLAVEKGEVVSLVGHSGCGKSSLLRLIAGVDTPDEGSIRIDGEEVFGPSRFVEPERRRVGFVFQDYALFPHLTVENNVRFGLRAKSKAQANDRARDMLGLVGLAGHATRYPHELSGGEQQRVALARALAPEPRLLLMDEPFSNLDRALREGIRRETLSLIRRLNITAVIVSHDPEEALSSGDRLVLMRSGEVVQIGSAYDLYDRPNCPYAAEFFAACNRIPGRVGAGWVETALGTFPAPDMLDDGDEAVVLVRPTDIDVIPNTGEGEVTARELMGEIETLHVRLPGLAAPIRIRSTRRLAAGVCRIGVSVTPGQAMIFPT
- the pfkB gene encoding 1-phosphofructokinase, which codes for MTSPIITVTLNPAIDLTVTLDDLTPGKVHRARAAQSNVGGKGINVAGCIADWGIPVVATGVLGRGNDATFTDFFKDKGIQDRFVRTAGDTRTNIKIADIVTGTTTDINLPGLTFDDETYDMVLDVLRSEVVDGALVVLAGSLPLGQPASVWARLTADLSLLRCRVVLDTSGAPLAASLAAPSGNLPFAVKPNRLELESWVGRPLKEVADIVTAARDIQALGIELVAVSRGEQGAIFLRGTTALSARLPVVNALSTVGAGDAMVAGIASSVADNLGLEALARRAVAFATAKLGRIGPNLPSPDDVRQLARRVDVAVLAS
- a CDS encoding heavy metal translocating P-type ATPase, whose amino-acid sequence is MGDIALKTRFKVDGMDCAACAARVEGVVARLGGVEDVSVSVMTGSMVVHHDKTVDLAALENAVSRLGYGINAERSERRAEQHAEEEHECDCCGHGESGHAEHAHHDHDHHGHDHAHEEHDHAEHDHAGSSHSGHDHAGHVHAEIEGAWWKSPAGLHTIGVGLGIVAAYAFGRLVPEAERWLFLAVMLVGLAPIALRALRLAQAWELFSIETLMTIAAVGAVFLNAGEEAAAVVFFFLVGELLEGLAARRARSSIKALAGLVPETAHLVAGGTTREVAASALVVGNEVLVRPGDRVPCDGLVVAGTSSIDESMVTGESVPVTRGEGASVYAGTINGDGVLTVRVTAPAADNTIARIVRLVTEAQETRAPVERFVNRFARYYTPAVVAIAAAVAVLPPLFDGDWHGWIYKGLAVLLIGCPCALVISTPAAIAASLACGARTGLLIKGGSVLERLRDITAVAFDKTGTLTEGMPKVTDVESFGADRDTVLRFAASLEASSSHPLAKAILAAADGAILSPVEDGRAVPGKGVIGRVDGRELFFGSADAAAERAQPSAEVLATVERLAAEGKTICLLLADGAALGLVALRDAPRPDAVAAVADLRRRGIATVMLTGDNPRAAAAVGRELGIDDVRAGLLPADKQAAIKALQDKGLIVAKIGDGINDAPALATADIGIAMGGGTDVALEAADAALLYGRVGDVAALIDLSRRTMANIRQNITIALGLKAFFLVTTVLGITGLWPAILADTGATVLVTANALRLLRTNR